GTATGTCCGTCGATCGGACGCGGGACATCGTTCAGGAAAAAATGCGTACCCTGCCGCAAGCGCGACTGCTGGACAATCCCCATCGCATCGTTCCACATGCTCTGAACCTGGGACTGGCCCACAGCCGGGGCGACGTCATTCTACGCGTCGACGGGCACGTTGTGCTCGAACGAAATTTTTTCTCCCTCTGCATCGCCTATCTGCAGAGCCAACCCGACGCCGACTGCGTCGGAGGCGTCATCGCCTCGGTCAACACCACCTTTATCGGCGAGGCCATTGCTCTGGCGATGGCTTCCCCCTTTGGGGTCGGCAATTCCTATTTCAGAACCCGGCGACCGGGCGATCCGGAAGGTTTTGTCGACAGCGTCGCGTTCGGCGCTTACCGCCGTGCGGTGTTCGACCGCATCGGGGTGTTCGATGAAGAGTTGGTTCGCTGCCAGGATGACGAATTCAACTATCGCCTGCGCAAACACGGCGGAAAAATCTTTTTAACGCCTCGAATTCGTTCCACCTATTTTTCAAGCACACGGCTTGGTTCGCTCTGGCGGCAATATTTCCAATACGGCCTGTGGAAGATCCGCGTTCTGCAAAAACATCTGACCATGATGAAGCTTCGTCAATTTGTACCGCCGATCTTTGTTCTCAGCCTGTTTGGTTCTTTGGCGTTGGCCCCGGTGTGGCAACCGGCGAGAATAGCCGCCGTCTGCATCGTAGGGGCTTATCTTGCAGCATCTGTCGCCTTTGCCATCCGTACGGGAGGGAAAAAGGGATTCCGCTATGCGGCCGTGCTGCCGATTATTTTTCTAATCCTGCATCTGAGCTATGGACTCGGTTTTTTATACGGGATGTTCAGGTTTATGCCCAGGAGCGTTGTCGCTCGCATGAAAAACCTGCGCTGATTCGCCGGCCGACGTTTCCGGTGCAGATCAAATCGCTCAGGGGTTTGTTCGGCAAGGGTGTTTGAACATGGATCCAACTCCTCTCAAAATATTGCAGCTGCGCAGCCATGCCGGTTTCTACGGTGTTGAAAAAGTGGTGGTGGAACTGTCCGCCGGTCTGCAGGCCATGGGACACAGAGTGACGGTGGGAATCATTCAGCATGCACAGCAAAGGGATTCCACCTTCCGGTCTATGGTTGAAAAAGAAGGCTTAGCCTGCCGGCTTTTTACCACGGTTTCGCCTTTTGATCGGCACACCATCCGACAGGTGTCCGAGTTTATCAAAAACGAGCAGCCGAATATAATCCATTCACACGGCTACAAGGCGGATTTCGTCGCTTGGATGGCCGGCCGTCCGCTGCAGGCATCTTTGATCAGCTCTTGTCATCCCTGGTTGGACACTGATGACAATCGTCGCGCCGCGCTCTACGCCCTGATCGATAAGCTGATCCTGTTGCGATTCGACCGAGTGGTGGCTGTTTCCGAACAGGTTCGGTGGGAGTGCCATGTCGGTCCGTTGCGCCGACGCGACATCCCGGTGATCGCCAATGGAGTAGCCATGTCGTCGGCCGTTGCAGCGGCGGAGACAAAGAGTATCAGGCAGGAACTCAACATACCATGCGGTCATCTGCTCATCGGCTGTGTCGCCCGCCTTACCAGAGAAAAGGGTCACCTCTTTCTGCTCAAGGCCTTTGCCGATGTCGTTCGGCGAACCGTGAGCCCGGCTGTGCTGCTGTTGCTGGGGGACGGGTTAGAAAAAGAGCCGTTGCAGCAGGCCTGTCAAGAACTGGGCCTGCAGGATCGTGTGCACTTTCTCGGCCATCGCGCTGATGTCCCTGCTTTATTGCATCAACTGGATCTCTTTATACTTCCCTCGTTATCAGAGGGCATTCCCATGGCTCTGTTGGAAGCCATGGCCGCTGCTGTGCCGGTGCTCTCTACCATGGTCGGGGGCATTCCAGACATCCTGGATCACGGCCAGGCAGGAGTGCTCGTGCCGCCGGGCGATGCGCCGGCACTGGCTGCCGCTTTGCTGGAACTGATCCATGATCGAACCCTGCGTGAGGCCCTGGCTCAGCGCGGCCATTTGCGCGTTGAAACCGCTTTTTCCCGCACCTCCATGTGTCAGCGCTACGCAGCGCAGTATGCCGCTCTGCTCCGGCAGCGGAATGGAGGGGAATGATGGTTAGAATTCCGGTGTTGATGTACCATGAAGTCGCGGAGGGTGAGCGGCTGGATACACTGCGGCATCGAACGCATGCTGACTATATCCTGGCGTCTGGGACTTTTCAGGATCAGATGCGATATCTGCAGGCCAACAGTTATCATTCTCTGAACGCGAACGAATTGGTTCAGGCTGTGAACACAGGTCAGTTTGCCTCTTTGCCCCCCCGTCCGGTCCTGATCACATTCGATGACGGCTATGCCGGCAACTGCGAACAGGCCCTGCCGATCCTGAGCCAGTTCGGAATGAAGGCCTGCTTTTTTGTGACCGTCGACGAAATAGGCGCTGAGGCGATGATGACCTGGGGACAATTGCACGAGCTCGTGCAGGCCGGCATGCAAGTGCAGAGCCATCTTGTACATCATGTCATGCTGTCTGAACTGAGCCGGGAGGAGGCGAGAGAAGAACTGCTGCAATCCAGGAAGGTGTTGCAGGAGCGCCTCGGCGTCCCGGTGGAACTTCTCTCCTTGCCCAACGGCAGCTACCATCGGCATTATGCAGCATTGGCCCAAGAAGCGGGCTACTGTGGTGGATTCTCCTCCAAGCTGGGCTATGTGGGCGCGAACTCCCATCCATTTTTATTGGAACGCATACCGGTTTTACGTTCAACAACGCTTGTTAGGTTCGCCCGGATTCTGGCGGCCGATGGAT
The bacterium genome window above contains:
- a CDS encoding glycosyltransferase — protein: MDPTPLKILQLRSHAGFYGVEKVVVELSAGLQAMGHRVTVGIIQHAQQRDSTFRSMVEKEGLACRLFTTVSPFDRHTIRQVSEFIKNEQPNIIHSHGYKADFVAWMAGRPLQASLISSCHPWLDTDDNRRAALYALIDKLILLRFDRVVAVSEQVRWECHVGPLRRRDIPVIANGVAMSSAVAAAETKSIRQELNIPCGHLLIGCVARLTREKGHLFLLKAFADVVRRTVSPAVLLLLGDGLEKEPLQQACQELGLQDRVHFLGHRADVPALLHQLDLFILPSLSEGIPMALLEAMAAAVPVLSTMVGGIPDILDHGQAGVLVPPGDAPALAAALLELIHDRTLREALAQRGHLRVETAFSRTSMCQRYAAQYAALLRQRNGGE
- a CDS encoding polysaccharide deacetylase family protein, with the protein product MMVRIPVLMYHEVAEGERLDTLRHRTHADYILASGTFQDQMRYLQANSYHSLNANELVQAVNTGQFASLPPRPVLITFDDGYAGNCEQALPILSQFGMKACFFVTVDEIGAEAMMTWGQLHELVQAGMQVQSHLVHHVMLSELSREEAREELLQSRKVLQERLGVPVELLSLPNGSYHRHYAALAQEAGYCGGFSSKLGYVGANSHPFLLERIPVLRSTTLVRFARILAADGSILAGAKLRQRAHTLLNHLVGESAVNRWYHRFHRIDSPHPER
- a CDS encoding glycosyltransferase family 2 protein, which encodes MHPFITVIMPIRNEEAYIGKALDSICEQDYPAERYEVLIVDGMSVDRTRDIVQEKMRTLPQARLLDNPHRIVPHALNLGLAHSRGDVILRVDGHVVLERNFFSLCIAYLQSQPDADCVGGVIASVNTTFIGEAIALAMASPFGVGNSYFRTRRPGDPEGFVDSVAFGAYRRAVFDRIGVFDEELVRCQDDEFNYRLRKHGGKIFLTPRIRSTYFSSTRLGSLWRQYFQYGLWKIRVLQKHLTMMKLRQFVPPIFVLSLFGSLALAPVWQPARIAAVCIVGAYLAASVAFAIRTGGKKGFRYAAVLPIIFLILHLSYGLGFLYGMFRFMPRSVVARMKNLR